A DNA window from Fusobacterium periodonticum ATCC 33693 contains the following coding sequences:
- the glsA gene encoding glutaminase A: protein MDKNFFHQHHLLYNRKKPYNPMINAGAIAVASMIKGKNEKERFTRLLDFAKLITEDDSLDINYKIYCGEADTGFRNFSMAYFLKGEGIIEGNVEEALTVYFKQCSIEGTAKTISTLGKFLANDGVLSNGERIITTRMAKIVKTLMVTCGMYDSSGEFAVRVGIPSKSGVGGGICSVVPGKMGIGVYGPALDKKGNSLAGGHLLADLSEELSLNIF from the coding sequence ATTGATAAAAATTTCTTCCATCAACACCATTTATTATACAACCGAAAAAAACCATATAATCCTATGATAAATGCAGGAGCAATAGCTGTTGCATCTATGATAAAAGGAAAAAATGAAAAAGAAAGATTTACAAGACTATTAGATTTCGCAAAATTAATTACAGAAGATGATAGTCTAGATATAAACTATAAAATATATTGTGGAGAAGCAGACACAGGATTTAGAAATTTTTCTATGGCATACTTTTTAAAAGGTGAAGGAATAATTGAAGGAAATGTTGAAGAAGCTTTAACAGTATATTTTAAACAATGCTCAATTGAAGGAACAGCTAAAACTATATCGACATTAGGAAAATTTTTAGCAAATGATGGAGTTCTTTCAAATGGAGAAAGAATAATAACAACAAGAATGGCAAAAATAGTTAAAACATTAATGGTAACTTGTGGAATGTATGATAGTTCAGGAGAGTTTGCAGTAAGAGTTGGAATACCTTCAAAAAGTGGAGTAGGTGGAGGAATTTGCTCTGTTGTTCCAGGTAAAATGGGAATAGGAGTATATGGACCTGCTTTGGATAAAAAAGGTAACTCTTTAGCTGGTGGACATTTACTTGCTGATTTATCTGAAGAACTTTCTTTAAATATTTTTTAA
- a CDS encoding acyl-CoA dehydrogenase family protein, producing MLFKTTEEHEALRMQVREFVETEVKPIAAMLDKENKFPHEAIEKFGKMGFMGLPYPKEYGGAGKDILSYAIAVEELSRVDGGTGVILSAHVSLGSYPIFAFGTEEQKKKYLTPLAKGEKLGAFGLTEPNAGSDAGGTETTAVKEGDYYILNGEKIFITNADVAETYVVFAVTTPDIGTKGISAFIVEKGWEGFTFGDHYDKLGIRSSSTCQLLFNNVKVPKENLLGKEGEGFKIAMSTLDGGRIGIAAQALGIAQGAFEHALEYAKEREQFGKPIAFQQAISFKLADMATKLRTARFLIYSAAELKEHHEPYGMESAMAKQYASDIALEVVNDALQIFGGSGYLKGMEVERAYRDAKITTIYEGTNEIQRVVIAAHLIGKPPKSDSAAAVAKKKKGPVTGPRKNIIFKDGSAKEKVAALVAALKADGYDFTVGIPLDTPIGKSERVVSAGKGIGDKKNMKLIEKLATQAGASVGCSRPVAETLQYLPLDRYVGMSGQKFVGNLYIACGISGALQHLKGIKDATTIVAINTNANAPIFKNADYGIVGDVAEILPLLTKELDNGEAKKDAPPMKKMKRVLPKVMYSPHVYVCSGCGHEYNPEIGDEDSDIKPGTRFKDLPEDWTCPDCGDPKSGYIDAK from the coding sequence ATGCTTTTTAAAACTACTGAAGAACATGAAGCTCTTCGTATGCAAGTGAGAGAATTTGTTGAGACTGAGGTTAAACCTATTGCAGCAATGCTAGACAAAGAAAATAAATTCCCGCATGAAGCGATAGAGAAGTTTGGAAAAATGGGATTCATGGGTCTACCATATCCAAAAGAATATGGTGGGGCGGGTAAAGACATCCTAAGCTATGCAATAGCTGTTGAAGAATTATCAAGAGTTGATGGGGGAACTGGGGTTATTCTATCTGCTCACGTTTCTTTAGGATCATACCCTATATTTGCTTTTGGTACAGAAGAACAAAAGAAAAAATACCTTACACCTTTAGCTAAAGGGGAAAAATTAGGAGCATTTGGACTTACAGAACCTAATGCTGGTTCAGATGCAGGTGGAACTGAAACAACTGCAGTTAAAGAAGGAGATTACTACATATTAAATGGAGAAAAAATCTTCATAACAAATGCTGATGTTGCAGAAACTTATGTTGTTTTTGCTGTAACTACTCCTGATATTGGAACAAAAGGTATAAGTGCTTTCATAGTTGAAAAAGGATGGGAAGGATTTACATTTGGAGATCACTATGATAAACTAGGAATTCGTTCATCTTCAACTTGCCAATTATTATTTAATAATGTAAAAGTTCCTAAAGAAAATCTTTTAGGAAAAGAAGGAGAAGGATTTAAAATAGCTATGTCTACTCTTGATGGAGGACGTATAGGTATAGCTGCTCAAGCATTAGGAATTGCCCAAGGTGCTTTTGAACATGCTTTAGAATATGCAAAAGAAAGAGAACAATTTGGAAAACCAATAGCTTTCCAACAAGCTATTTCATTTAAACTTGCAGATATGGCAACAAAATTAAGAACAGCTAGATTCTTAATATACAGTGCTGCGGAATTAAAAGAACACCATGAACCTTATGGAATGGAATCTGCAATGGCAAAACAATATGCTTCAGACATAGCTCTTGAAGTTGTAAATGATGCTCTACAAATATTTGGAGGTTCTGGATATCTAAAAGGAATGGAAGTAGAAAGAGCATATAGAGATGCTAAAATTACTACTATTTATGAAGGAACAAATGAAATTCAAAGAGTTGTTATAGCTGCACACTTAATAGGAAAACCACCTAAATCAGATTCAGCTGCAGCAGTTGCTAAAAAGAAAAAAGGACCGGTTACAGGACCTAGAAAGAATATAATATTCAAAGATGGATCTGCTAAAGAAAAAGTTGCAGCATTAGTTGCAGCATTAAAAGCAGATGGATATGATTTCACTGTTGGAATTCCTCTTGATACTCCAATTGGAAAATCTGAAAGAGTTGTAAGTGCTGGTAAAGGAATTGGAGATAAGAAGAACATGAAGTTAATTGAAAAATTAGCTACACAAGCAGGAGCTTCTGTTGGATGTTCTAGACCAGTTGCAGAAACATTACAATATTTACCACTTGATCGTTATGTAGGAATGTCAGGACAAAAATTTGTTGGAAACCTATATATAGCTTGTGGAATTTCTGGAGCTTTACAACACTTAAAAGGAATTAAAGATGCAACAACAATAGTTGCTATTAATACAAATGCAAATGCACCAATATTTAAAAATGCTGACTATGGAATAGTTGGAGATGTAGCAGAAATACTACCACTATTAACTAAAGAATTAGACAATGGTGAAGCTAAGAAAGATGCTCCTCCTATGAAGAAAATGAAGAGAGTTCTACCTAAAGTAATGTACAGTCCTCATGTGTATGTATGTAGTGGTTGTGGACATGAATACAATCCTGAAATAGGAGATGAAGATTCTGATATCAAACCAGGAACTAGATTTAAAGATTTACCTGAAGATTGGACTTGTCCTGATTGTGGAGATCCAAAATCTGGATATATAGATGCAAAATAA
- the truA gene encoding tRNA pseudouridine(38-40) synthase TruA, producing the protein MGRKNIKIEFRYDGSRYYGFQRQPNKITVQGEIEKILKIVTKEDINLISAGRTDRGVHANHQVSNFYTSSSIPVGKYKYLLTRALPKDIDILSVEEVNEDFNARHDAKMREYVYIISWDKNPFETRYCKFVKDKIDAEKLERIFSSFLGVHDFKNFRLSDCVSKVTVREIYSIDVKYFSENKLKIFIRGSAFLKSQVRIMVGTALEVYYKNLSENHIELMLNNFSKEYKKYLVEAEGLYLNKINYS; encoded by the coding sequence ATGGGAAGAAAAAATATAAAAATAGAGTTTAGGTATGATGGAAGTAGGTACTATGGCTTTCAGAGACAGCCTAATAAAATAACTGTTCAAGGAGAAATAGAAAAAATTTTAAAAATTGTAACAAAAGAAGATATAAATTTAATTTCTGCAGGTAGAACAGATAGAGGAGTTCATGCAAATCATCAAGTATCTAATTTTTATACTTCCTCAAGTATTCCAGTGGGAAAATATAAGTATCTTTTGACAAGAGCCTTACCTAAAGATATAGATATATTATCAGTTGAAGAGGTAAATGAGGATTTTAATGCTAGACATGATGCTAAAATGAGAGAATATGTCTACATTATATCTTGGGATAAAAATCCTTTTGAAACGAGATATTGTAAGTTTGTAAAAGATAAAATTGATGCAGAAAAATTAGAAAGGATATTTTCTAGTTTTCTAGGTGTGCATGATTTTAAAAATTTTAGATTGAGTGATTGTGTGAGTAAAGTGACTGTAAGAGAGATTTATAGCATAGATGTAAAATATTTTTCAGAAAACAAACTAAAAATATTTATAAGAGGTAGTGCTTTTCTAAAATCTCAAGTTAGAATTATGGTTGGAACTGCTCTTGAAGTATATTATAAAAACCTAAGTGAAAATCATATAGAATTAATGTTAAATAATTTTTCTAAAGAATATAAAAAATATCTTGTTGAAGCAGAAGGTCTTTATTTAAATAAAATTAATTATTCTTGA
- a CDS encoding OmpH family outer membrane protein yields the protein MKKLLLIASVLLATSAFADKIGVVDSQRAFFQFSETKKAQQALEGQAKKVENEARQKEVALQKEFVSLQAKGDKLTDAEKKAFEKKSQDFQAFLNASQDKLNKEQMAKLKRIEDVYVKAIKKVAAEGKYDYIFEADALKVGGEDITDKVLKQMEALK from the coding sequence ATGAAAAAATTGTTACTAATTGCAAGTGTTTTATTAGCAACATCAGCATTTGCAGATAAAATAGGAGTTGTTGATAGTCAAAGAGCATTTTTCCAATTCTCTGAAACTAAAAAAGCTCAACAAGCTTTAGAAGGTCAAGCTAAAAAAGTTGAAAATGAAGCTAGACAAAAAGAAGTTGCATTACAAAAAGAATTTGTTTCTTTACAAGCTAAAGGAGATAAATTAACTGATGCAGAAAAGAAAGCTTTTGAGAAAAAATCTCAAGATTTCCAAGCTTTTTTAAATGCATCTCAAGATAAGTTAAATAAAGAACAAATGGCTAAGTTAAAGAGAATAGAAGATGTATATGTTAAAGCTATCAAAAAAGTAGCAGCTGAAGGAAAATATGATTATATATTTGAAGCTGATGCATTAAAAGTTGGTGGAGAAGACATAACTGATAAAGTTTTAAAACAAATGGAAGCATTGAAATAA
- a CDS encoding DHH family phosphoesterase produces the protein MADILYDTRLKSEEAPKVIILTHGDADGLVSAMIVKSFEEMENKNKTFLIMSSMDVTSEQTDKTFDYICKYTSLGPKDRVYILDRPIPSIDWLKMKYLAYTNVINIDHHLTNKPTLYKDECCCENIFFHWNDKWSAAYLTLEWFKPLVEKEDCYRNLYKKLEDLAIATSYWDIFTWKNLGNSPEEVLLKKRALSINSAEKILGSEAFYKFITKKLSSENYTEEVFDYFFLLDEAYSLKINNLYDFAKRVISDFDFRGYKLGVIYGIEGDYQSIIGDKILVDKKLNYDAVAFLNVYGTVSFRSKDDVDVSEIAQKLGMLVGYSGGGHKHAAGCRICDKDEMKKKMFEIFEHSMDKIKVL, from the coding sequence ATGGCAGATATTTTATATGATACTCGGTTGAAGTCAGAGGAGGCTCCAAAAGTAATTATCCTAACACATGGAGATGCAGATGGTTTAGTTTCGGCTATGATAGTAAAATCTTTTGAAGAAATGGAGAATAAAAATAAAACTTTTTTAATTATGAGTAGTATGGATGTTACCTCAGAACAAACAGATAAAACATTTGATTACATCTGTAAGTATACATCTTTAGGTCCAAAGGATAGAGTCTACATCCTAGATAGACCAATACCAAGTATAGATTGGCTAAAAATGAAATATTTAGCTTATACCAATGTAATCAATATTGATCATCATCTAACAAACAAACCTACATTATACAAAGATGAATGTTGCTGTGAAAATATATTTTTTCATTGGAATGACAAGTGGAGTGCAGCTTACTTAACATTAGAATGGTTTAAACCTTTAGTTGAAAAAGAAGATTGTTATAGGAATTTGTATAAAAAACTAGAAGATCTTGCAATAGCAACATCTTATTGGGATATATTTACCTGGAAAAATTTAGGAAATTCTCCAGAAGAAGTATTATTAAAAAAGAGAGCTTTATCAATTAATTCAGCAGAAAAGATTTTAGGTTCAGAAGCATTTTATAAATTTATTACTAAAAAATTAAGTTCTGAAAATTATACAGAAGAAGTTTTTGATTATTTTTTCTTGTTGGATGAAGCTTATAGCTTAAAGATAAATAATCTATATGATTTTGCTAAAAGAGTTATAAGTGATTTTGACTTTAGAGGTTATAAACTAGGAGTTATTTATGGTATAGAAGGAGATTATCAGTCTATAATAGGTGATAAAATTCTAGTAGATAAAAAGTTAAATTATGATGCTGTAGCCTTTTTAAATGTGTATGGAACAGTTTCTTTTAGAAGTAAAGATGATGTTGATGTAAGTGAAATAGCACAAAAATTAGGAATGTTAGTTGGCTACTCTGGTGGAGGTCATAAACATGCTGCTGGTTGTAGAATCTGTGACAAAGATGAAATGAAGAAAAAGATGTTTGAAATTTTTGAACATTCAATGGATAAGATAAAAGTTTTATAA
- a CDS encoding alanine/glycine:cation symporter family protein produces METLNSIVGQINTVLWSYVLIALLILSGLLYTIRTGFAQGRLLGDMVALITGKLSSLRDGEKKVAGQVTGFQAFCIAVASHVRTGNLAGVAIAVAVGGPGALFWMWVIALLGGATSLIENTLAQTYKVKEGNGFRGGPSYYMEKALGQKTLGYIFSVIVIVTFAFVFNTVQANTIAQAFETSFNMSSAVAGIILAALTALIIFGGLNRIANVVSFMVPIMAIGYVVVALYVLIVNAVHIPGLFMSIIEAAFGIKQAVGGAIGIAMLQGIKRGLYSNEAGMGSAPNAAATSNVSHPVKQGLLQAFGVFVDTILICSATGFIVLLYPEYNTIGEKGIKLTQLALSHSVGTWGAGFITLCIFLFAFSSLVGNYYYGEANLEFLTKSKTSMLIFRVLTVACVYLGSVASLGLVWDIADVSMGIMALMNIVVIAILSPKAIAIINDYIKQRKEGKNPVFRAKDIPGLENTECWDD; encoded by the coding sequence ATGGAAACATTGAATTCTATAGTTGGACAAATTAATACGGTTCTATGGTCTTATGTTCTTATCGCACTTTTAATTTTATCAGGGCTATTATACACAATAAGAACAGGTTTTGCTCAAGGAAGATTATTAGGTGACATGGTTGCCTTAATAACTGGAAAACTTTCTTCTCTAAGAGATGGTGAAAAGAAAGTTGCAGGTCAAGTAACAGGATTCCAAGCATTTTGTATAGCAGTTGCTTCTCACGTTCGAACAGGTAACCTTGCAGGAGTTGCAATAGCTGTTGCAGTTGGAGGTCCTGGAGCATTGTTCTGGATGTGGGTTATCGCACTTTTAGGAGGAGCAACAAGTTTGATAGAAAACACTTTAGCTCAAACTTATAAAGTTAAAGAAGGAAATGGATTTAGAGGAGGACCTTCTTACTACATGGAAAAAGCCTTAGGTCAAAAAACTTTAGGTTACATCTTCTCTGTTATAGTTATAGTAACATTTGCATTTGTATTCAATACAGTTCAAGCTAATACTATAGCTCAAGCTTTTGAAACTTCATTCAATATGAGTTCTGCAGTAGCAGGAATAATCTTAGCAGCTCTTACAGCTTTAATTATCTTCGGAGGATTAAACAGAATAGCTAACGTTGTTTCTTTTATGGTTCCAATAATGGCTATAGGATATGTTGTAGTTGCTTTATATGTTTTAATCGTTAATGCAGTTCATATTCCAGGATTATTTATGAGCATCATAGAAGCAGCTTTTGGTATAAAACAAGCTGTTGGTGGAGCAATTGGAATAGCTATGTTACAAGGTATCAAAAGAGGATTATATTCTAACGAAGCAGGTATGGGAAGTGCTCCAAATGCTGCAGCTACTTCTAATGTATCTCACCCTGTAAAACAAGGTTTATTACAAGCATTTGGTGTATTTGTTGATACTATCTTAATTTGTAGTGCAACTGGTTTCATTGTTTTACTATATCCTGAATATAACACTATAGGAGAAAAAGGAATTAAATTAACTCAACTTGCTCTTTCTCATTCAGTTGGAACTTGGGGAGCTGGATTTATAACTCTATGTATCTTCTTATTTGCTTTCAGTTCATTAGTAGGAAACTACTATTATGGAGAAGCAAACTTAGAATTCTTAACTAAGAGTAAAACTTCAATGTTAATCTTCAGAGTTTTAACAGTTGCTTGTGTATACTTAGGATCAGTTGCAAGTTTAGGACTTGTTTGGGATATAGCTGACGTATCTATGGGTATTATGGCATTAATGAATATAGTTGTAATCGCAATACTTTCTCCAAAAGCTATTGCTATTATCAATGACTATATCAAACAAAGAAAAGAAGGAAAGAACCCTGTATTTAGAGCTAAAGATATACCTGGTTTAGAAAATACAGAATGTTGGGATGACTAA
- the lpxD gene encoding UDP-3-O-(3-hydroxymyristoyl)glucosamine N-acyltransferase has product MEYKVTEIITLLNAEYKGEVIESVSKLSPFFHSDEKSLTFAADEKFLKNLSQTKAKVIIVPDIELPLIEGKGYIVVKDSPRVIMPKLLHFFSRTLKKIEKMREDSAKIGENVDIAPNVYVGHDVVIGNNVKIFPNVTIGEGVTIGEGTVIYSNVTIREFVEIGKKCVIQPGAVIGSDGFGFVKVNGNNTKIDQIGTVIVEDEVEIGANTTIDRGAIGDTIIKKYTKIDNLVQIAHNDIIGENCLIISQVGIAGSTIVGNNVTLAGQVGVAGHLEIGDNTMIGAQSGVPGNVEANKILSGHPLVDHREDMKIRVAMKKLPELLKRVKALEEKK; this is encoded by the coding sequence ATGGAATATAAAGTAACTGAAATCATAACTCTTCTTAATGCTGAATATAAAGGAGAGGTTATAGAGAGTGTTTCTAAACTTTCTCCTTTTTTTCATTCAGATGAGAAGAGTTTAACTTTTGCAGCAGATGAAAAATTTTTAAAGAATTTATCTCAAACAAAGGCGAAGGTAATTATAGTTCCAGATATAGAATTACCATTAATAGAAGGGAAAGGATACATAGTAGTAAAAGATAGTCCAAGAGTTATAATGCCTAAACTTTTACATTTTTTTAGTAGAACTTTAAAGAAAATAGAAAAGATGAGAGAAGATTCTGCTAAGATTGGAGAAAATGTTGATATAGCTCCTAATGTTTATGTAGGACATGATGTAGTTATTGGAAATAATGTAAAAATTTTCCCTAATGTAACTATTGGTGAAGGAGTTACAATTGGAGAAGGAACAGTAATTTATTCAAATGTAACTATAAGAGAATTTGTTGAAATAGGTAAAAAATGTGTGATACAGCCAGGAGCAGTAATAGGTTCTGATGGTTTTGGATTTGTAAAAGTTAATGGAAATAATACTAAGATAGACCAAATAGGAACTGTTATAGTTGAAGATGAAGTAGAAATTGGAGCAAACACAACTATTGATAGAGGTGCTATTGGAGACACTATCATAAAGAAATACACAAAGATTGATAACTTAGTTCAAATAGCTCATAATGATATCATAGGAGAAAACTGTCTAATAATATCTCAAGTTGGAATAGCAGGAAGTACAATAGTTGGAAATAATGTTACTTTAGCTGGACAAGTTGGAGTTGCAGGGCACCTTGAAATAGGAGATAATACTATGATAGGAGCACAATCAGGAGTTCCTGGAAATGTTGAAGCTAATAAGATCTTATCAGGACATCCACTTGTTGATCATAGAGAAGATATGAAAATAAGAGTTGCTATGAAAAAATTACCTGAACTTTTAAAAAGAGTAAAGGCTTTGGAAGAAAAAAAATAA
- a CDS encoding glutaminase, which translates to MEELLKELVEKNRRFAADGNVANYIPELDKADKNALGIYVTTLDGQEFFAGDYNTKFTIQSISKIISLMLAILDNGEEYVFSKVGMEPSGDPFNSIRKLETSSRKKPYNPMINAGAIAVASMIKGKNEKERFTRLLDFAKLITEDDSLDINYKIYCGEADTGFRNFSMAYFLKGEGIIEGNVEEA; encoded by the coding sequence ATGGAAGAGCTATTAAAAGAACTTGTTGAAAAAAATAGAAGATTTGCTGCAGATGGAAATGTTGCTAATTATATTCCAGAGCTTGATAAAGCAGATAAAAATGCTTTAGGTATTTATGTTACAACCTTAGATGGTCAAGAATTCTTTGCTGGAGACTATAACACAAAATTTACTATACAAAGTATATCAAAAATAATTTCTTTGATGCTCGCAATATTAGATAATGGTGAAGAATATGTTTTCTCAAAAGTTGGAATGGAACCAAGTGGAGATCCATTTAACTCTATAAGAAAACTTGAAACATCAAGTAGAAAAAAACCATATAATCCTATGATAAATGCAGGAGCAATAGCTGTTGCATCTATGATAAAAGGAAAAAATGAAAAAGAAAGATTTACAAGACTATTAGATTTCGCAAAATTAATTACAGAAGATGATAGTCTAGATATAAACTATAAAATATATTGTGGAGAAGCAGACACAGGATTTAGAAATTTTTCTATGGCATACTTTTTAAAAGGTGAAGGAATAATTGAAGGAAATGTTGAAGAAGCTTT
- a CDS encoding FprA family A-type flavoprotein — translation MHNVRNITENLYWIGANDRRLALFENIHPIPEGVSYNSYMLLDEKTVVFDTVDWSVTRQYVENIEYLLNGRELDYLVVHHMEPDHCGSIEELALRYPNLKIISSEKGFMFMRQFGYKNINGHELIEVKEGDKFKFGKHEIVFLEAPMVHWPEVLVSFDTTNGALFSADAFGSFKSLDGRLFNDEVNWDRDWLDEGRRYLTNIVGKYGPHIQHLLKKAGPIVDKIKFICPLHGVVWRNDFGYIIDKYDKWSRYEPEEKGVLIAYASMYGNTENAVEIIAKKLAEKGVTNIKMYDVSNTHVSYLISDLFKYSHLVIASPTYNLGIYPVIHNFVMDIKALNLQNRTVAIVENGSWARKSGDLLQEFFETQVKDITVLNEKVGLTSSTNNVNLDEMDTLVDVLVESLKK, via the coding sequence ATGCATAACGTTAGAAATATAACTGAAAATCTTTATTGGATAGGAGCAAACGATCGTCGTCTTGCACTTTTTGAAAATATACACCCTATCCCTGAAGGAGTATCATATAACTCATATATGTTACTAGATGAAAAAACAGTTGTTTTTGATACTGTTGATTGGTCTGTAACTAGACAGTATGTTGAAAATATAGAATATTTATTAAATGGAAGAGAATTAGATTACCTAGTAGTACATCATATGGAACCAGATCACTGTGGTTCAATTGAAGAACTAGCTCTTCGTTATCCAAATTTAAAAATTATATCATCTGAAAAAGGATTTATGTTCATGAGACAATTTGGATATAAAAATATCAATGGTCATGAATTAATAGAAGTAAAAGAAGGAGATAAGTTTAAGTTTGGTAAACATGAAATAGTATTTTTAGAAGCACCTATGGTTCACTGGCCAGAAGTTTTAGTAAGTTTTGATACAACAAATGGAGCTTTATTCTCAGCTGATGCTTTTGGTTCTTTTAAATCACTTGATGGAAGACTATTTAATGATGAAGTAAATTGGGATAGAGATTGGTTAGATGAAGGTCGTCGTTATTTAACAAATATTGTTGGAAAATATGGACCTCATATTCAACATCTATTAAAAAAAGCAGGTCCAATTGTAGATAAAATTAAATTTATCTGTCCTCTACATGGTGTAGTTTGGAGAAATGACTTTGGATATATTATAGATAAATATGACAAATGGAGCAGATATGAACCTGAAGAAAAGGGTGTGTTAATTGCTTATGCTTCAATGTATGGAAATACAGAAAATGCTGTTGAAATCATAGCTAAAAAATTGGCTGAAAAGGGAGTTACAAATATAAAAATGTATGATGTTTCTAACACTCATGTTTCATATTTGATTTCTGATTTATTCAAATATAGCCATTTAGTTATAGCTTCACCTACATATAACTTAGGAATTTATCCAGTTATACACAATTTTGTAATGGATATTAAAGCATTAAACTTACAAAATAGAACAGTTGCAATAGTTGAAAATGGTTCTTGGGCAAGAAAATCAGGAGATTTATTACAAGAATTCTTTGAAACTCAAGTAAAAGATATCACTGTTTTAAATGAAAAAGTAGGGTTAACTTCATCAACTAATAATGTAAATCTTGATGAAATGGATACACTTGTTGATGTTTTAGTTGAATCTTTAAAAAAATAA